The Carassius auratus strain Wakin chromosome 40, ASM336829v1, whole genome shotgun sequence genome has a segment encoding these proteins:
- the LOC113058403 gene encoding delta-like protein C, with the protein MARVLVTCLLIVSSAHVAESSGVFELKVHSFTSASSVCKRSRDCQIFFRVCLNHPQDILPEPQCHYGTGKTGLFNADSVSSSAHIRLPYNFKWPAIVSLIIEAWNAESPDQSTKNINNMVSRLATKRRLAISEDWSQDVHVAEQSQLRFSYRVVCDEFYHGEECSVFCRPRNDAFGHYNCDAAGNIICLPGWEGDFCMKPICLSGCIEEHASCEAPGECKCRLGWQGPLCDECQRYPGCLHGTCNQPFQCTCKEGWGGLFCNEDLNFCTNHKPCKNNATCTNTGQGSYTCICKPGFNGEKCEFETNECDSNPCKNGGSCNDLVNDYTCTCPQGFYGKNCEVSGMTCANGPCFNGGTCTVKGSSGYSCLCLPGYMGSNCDKKNDRCSSNPCANGGQCHDTGNGLICRCRPGFSGLRCEINIDDCANNPCQNAGTCVDGINGYTCTCTLGFSGKNCAVRSDDCSLMPCGNGGTCYTHLSGPFCQCPPGFMGTLCEDKDEPTVASSPLPAALVVSFILGLITLTLVVFAAIVILRQMRRGQKITSTTVCNDLESINNRVPLTTASTLGREKEALLIPGGPPFKVCNKDVALRSTTVDSHSNEKSNYKQKVVDYNMSIDEIPTNSKLDMKNSESTLLVPPLNYPKEGVYHPVYIIPEHIEQCVFATEV; encoded by the exons ATGGCTCGTGTTTTAGTAACGTGTTTATTAATTGTGTCATCAGCGCATGTG GCGGAATCATCCGGAGTGTTTGAGTTGAAAGTGCACTCTTTCACTAGTGCAAGCAGTGTATGTAAACGGTCCAGGGACTGCCAGATCTTTTTCCGCGTTTGTCTGAATCACCCACAAGACATACTACCAGAGCCACAGTGCCATTACGGCACTGGAAAGACAGGACTGTTCAACGCAGACTCCGTCTCCAGCAGTGCGCATATCCGTTTGCCTTATAATTTCAAGTGGCCG GCAATCGTCTCGTTGATAATCGAAGCCTGGAACGCAGAGTCCCCTGATCAGTCAACAA AAAACATCAACAACATGGTCAGCCGTTTGGCCACCAAAAGAAGACTCGCCATCAGCGAGGACTGGTCCCAGGACGTGCACGTCGCAGAGCAAAGCCAGCTGCGCTTTTCTTATCGTGTTGTGTGCGATGAATTCTACCATGGCGAGGAATGCTCGGTTTTCTGCCGCCCACGGAACGACGCATTCGGCCACTACAACTGTGACGCCGCTGGTAACATAATTTGCCTGCCTGGATGGGAAGGCGACTTTTGCATGAAAC CCATCTGCTTGTCTGGCTGTATAGAGGAGCATGCTTCTTGTGAGGCCCCTGGTGAGTGCAAATGCCGCCTTGGGTGGCAGGGCCCCCTCTGTGACGAGTGCCAGCGATACCCAGGATGCCTGCATGGCACCTGCAACCAGCCCTTTCAGTGCACTTGCAAGGAAGGCTGGGGGGGTCTGTTCTGCAATGAGGATCTGAATTTTTGCACCAATCACAAGCCTTGCAAGAACAACGCCACCTGTACCAACACCGGCCAGGGCAGCTACACCTGCATCTGCAAGCCTGGCTTCAATGGCGAAAAATGCGAGTTCGAGACCAACGAGTGTGACAGCAACCCATGCAAGAACGGAGGCAGTTGCAAT gaTCTGGTGAATGATTACACCTGCACGTGCCCTCAAGGATTCTATGGGAAAAACTGCGAGGTCAGCGGTATGACCTGTGCCAACGGGCCCTGCTTCAATGGAGGGACCTGCACGGTGAAGGGATCTTCTGGCTACTCCTGCCTCTGCCTTCCTGGTTACATGGGCTCCAACTGTGACAAGAAAAACGACCGATGCAGCAGCAACCCCTGTGCTAATG gtggcCAGTGTCATGATACGGGAAACGGACTGATATGCCGATGCCGCCCCGGCTTCTCAGGCTTGCGTTGCGAAATCAACATTGACGACTGCGCAAACAACCCTTGCCAAAATGCTGGCACCTGCGTGGATGGAATCAACGGCTATACCTGCACATGCACGCTTGGTTTCTCAGGGAAAAACTGTGCTGTGCGCTCTGACGACTGCAGCCTCATGCCTTGCGGGAATGGAGGGACCTGCTACACCCATTTATCTGGGCCCTTCTGCCAGTGTCCACCAGGCTTCATGGGCACACTTTGTGAGGATAAAGACGAGCCTACTGTGGCCAGCTCTCCTCTTCCAGCGGCCTTGGTGGTCTCATTCATTCTAGGCCTCATCACTCTTACCCTAGTGGTCTTTGCCGCCATTGTGATCCTGAGACAGATGCGACGAGGTCAAAAAATCACCTCCACCACCGTGTGCAATGACTTGGAGTCCATCAACAACAGAGTCCCTTTGACCACGGCTTCAACTTTAGGCCGAGAAAAGGAGGCCTTGCTCATTCCTGGTGGTCCGCCATTTAAGGTGTGCAATAAAGATGTGGCTCTCAGATCCACAACCGTAGACAGTCATTCCAATGAAAAATCGAATTACAAGCAGAAGGTGGTGGACTACAATATGAGCATTGACGAAATACCCACAAACAGCAAACTAGACAT GAAAAACTCTGAATCTACATTGCTGGTTCCACCACTGAACTATCCAAAAGAGGGAGTGTATCACCCTGTGTACATCATTCCTGAACACATAGAGCAATGCGTATTTGCTACTGAG GTTTAA